From a region of the Terriglobia bacterium genome:
- a CDS encoding acyl-CoA dehydratase activase-related protein codes for MPGLTEKADRNKRYEMLWMGVDVGSTTVKVVVIDGNTDDILWADYQRHDTKQPEKALEMLKAIEADFPNTPPENFRAFITGSGGSGISKHIGAKFVQEVNAVSLAVEKLYPECGSVIELGGQDAKIIIFKEDPETGKKKKLPSMNDKCAGGTGAVIDKINAKLRIPSDQLCGMGYKGLKLHPVAGKCGVFAETDINGLQKQGVPPDELMASLFESIIQQNLSVLTRGNTLRPTVLLLGGPNCYIKGMRDCWKHNIPKIWEERNYPLPEGVDPETLIKTPDNAQYFACIGAVEFGKQEDPGIGLYVGYSKLEWYITEGRNIEKAKKGTAQALAKDPDELAAFKTKFTKKKFIATTFQPGQVVEGFIGIDGGSTSTKAVLVDKDRNILCKTYQLSRGNPIEDTQEVLAKVAKQVTDQGATLNILGVGTTGYAKDILKDAVGADVALVETVAHTQAALHFYPDADVICDVGGQDIKIIILKDGRVKDFKLNTQCSAGNGYFLQGTCEGFGFKVEEFADLAFNAKGFPQFGYGCAVFMQSDIVDFQRQGWKPEEIMAGLCNVLPKNIWLYVSQIPNLSAIGSKFVLQGGTQHNLAAVKSQVDFIESRFKGKEVQPEVIVHQHCGEAGAIGCAFEAVRLWENGKTTEFVGLDNVASITFTTTRNEDTRCYFCKNKCLRTFIDVKTAVPNPSYKGPAKTKVPLAEGAQRLIIATCEKGTVENVEEMRVIKGNIDAIKKENPNLVEIAAKSAFKSYEPPMVADPLPKLQFTAAQKKRVELMKKRAELKIGMPRALNMYSCGPFFTAYFESLGVKADNLHWSEFTNEQLYKEGAKRGAIDPCFPSKVGIPHVHNLLYSVHPKKQLDIIFFPMIDALPTFLVNTQSSRACPTVTATPASVKAAFTKEGNLFAEKGVIWKDTLTCLDNEVVLSRQMYDDWKDVLGLSEEENFRACKEGLAAMRKFDNDIMRATAREVLKRLEAENRLGIVLLGRPYHNDPGINHEILEEFQKLGYPVFSQDSLPLDDEIIWRLFGDEVKAGIIQHPLDVSDAWKNSYSENTTRKVWAAKYIARHPNLVALELSSFKCGHDAPIYTVIEEIVEHSGTPYFCFKDIDENKPTGSIKIRVETIGYFLKRYREDMVRNKQKHLSIEEQLKKFEEQLRAELTTADKFRGVDRPAVDALVNIAPPPQGAETGELAHLSGD; via the coding sequence GGGCGTTGACGTGGGCTCGACCACGGTGAAGGTCGTCGTCATCGACGGCAACACCGACGACATTCTCTGGGCGGACTACCAGCGCCACGACACCAAACAGCCGGAGAAGGCGCTGGAGATGTTGAAGGCCATCGAGGCTGACTTCCCCAACACGCCTCCGGAGAATTTCCGCGCGTTCATCACCGGTTCGGGCGGCTCGGGCATCTCCAAGCACATCGGCGCGAAGTTCGTGCAGGAAGTCAACGCCGTCTCCCTCGCGGTGGAGAAGTTGTACCCGGAATGCGGCTCGGTCATCGAACTCGGCGGCCAGGACGCGAAGATCATCATCTTCAAGGAAGATCCAGAGACGGGCAAGAAGAAGAAGCTGCCCTCGATGAACGACAAGTGCGCGGGCGGCACCGGCGCCGTGATCGACAAGATCAACGCCAAGCTTCGTATTCCCTCCGACCAGCTCTGCGGGATGGGATACAAGGGCCTGAAGCTGCACCCGGTCGCGGGCAAGTGCGGCGTCTTCGCCGAGACCGACATCAACGGCCTGCAGAAGCAGGGCGTGCCGCCGGACGAACTGATGGCCTCGCTGTTCGAATCCATCATCCAGCAGAACCTTTCGGTGCTGACCCGCGGCAACACTCTGCGTCCGACCGTACTGCTACTCGGCGGCCCCAATTGCTACATCAAGGGCATGCGCGATTGCTGGAAGCACAACATCCCGAAGATCTGGGAAGAACGCAATTACCCGCTGCCCGAGGGTGTCGATCCCGAAACCCTCATCAAGACGCCGGATAACGCGCAGTACTTCGCTTGTATCGGCGCGGTCGAGTTCGGCAAGCAGGAAGATCCCGGCATCGGCTTGTACGTGGGCTACTCCAAGCTGGAGTGGTACATCACCGAAGGCCGCAATATCGAAAAAGCCAAGAAGGGTACCGCCCAGGCATTGGCGAAGGACCCCGACGAGCTCGCAGCCTTCAAGACGAAGTTCACGAAGAAGAAGTTCATCGCCACTACCTTCCAGCCCGGACAGGTGGTGGAAGGCTTCATCGGCATCGACGGCGGATCGACCTCGACCAAGGCTGTGCTGGTCGATAAGGACCGTAACATCCTTTGCAAGACCTACCAGCTCTCCCGCGGCAACCCCATCGAGGACACGCAGGAAGTTCTCGCCAAGGTCGCCAAGCAAGTCACCGATCAGGGCGCGACGCTCAATATCTTGGGCGTCGGCACGACCGGCTACGCCAAGGACATCCTGAAGGACGCGGTCGGCGCCGACGTGGCGCTGGTCGAGACGGTCGCGCATACCCAAGCCGCGCTTCACTTCTATCCCGACGCGGACGTGATCTGCGACGTGGGCGGACAGGACATCAAGATCATCATCCTGAAGGACGGCCGGGTTAAGGACTTCAAGCTCAACACCCAGTGCTCGGCCGGCAATGGATACTTCCTCCAGGGCACCTGCGAGGGCTTCGGCTTCAAAGTCGAGGAATTTGCCGATCTTGCCTTCAACGCCAAGGGCTTCCCACAATTCGGCTACGGCTGCGCGGTGTTCATGCAGTCCGACATCGTGGATTTCCAGCGCCAGGGCTGGAAACCGGAAGAGATCATGGCCGGCCTGTGCAACGTGCTTCCCAAGAACATCTGGCTGTACGTTTCCCAGATCCCCAACCTGTCGGCGATCGGCAGCAAGTTCGTTCTCCAGGGGGGCACGCAGCACAACCTCGCGGCGGTGAAGTCGCAGGTGGACTTCATCGAGTCGCGCTTCAAGGGCAAGGAAGTTCAGCCCGAGGTCATCGTGCACCAGCACTGCGGCGAAGCCGGCGCCATCGGCTGCGCCTTCGAGGCAGTGCGCCTGTGGGAGAACGGCAAGACCACGGAGTTTGTCGGCCTCGACAACGTCGCGTCCATCACTTTCACCACCACGCGCAACGAGGACACGCGCTGCTACTTCTGCAAGAACAAGTGCCTGCGCACCTTCATCGACGTGAAGACCGCGGTGCCGAACCCGAGCTACAAGGGCCCGGCCAAGACCAAGGTCCCGCTGGCCGAGGGCGCTCAACGCCTGATCATCGCCACCTGCGAGAAGGGCACGGTGGAGAACGTCGAAGAGATGCGCGTCATCAAGGGCAACATCGACGCCATCAAGAAGGAGAACCCGAACCTGGTCGAGATCGCGGCCAAGTCGGCGTTCAAGAGCTACGAGCCCCCGATGGTGGCCGACCCGCTGCCCAAGCTGCAGTTCACGGCAGCGCAGAAGAAGCGTGTGGAACTGATGAAGAAGCGCGCCGAACTGAAGATCGGCATGCCGCGCGCCCTCAACATGTACAGTTGCGGGCCCTTCTTCACCGCCTACTTTGAGTCGCTGGGCGTGAAGGCCGACAACCTGCACTGGTCGGAGTTCACCAACGAGCAGCTCTACAAGGAAGGCGCGAAGCGCGGCGCCATCGATCCGTGCTTCCCGTCCAAGGTGGGCATCCCCCACGTGCACAACCTGCTCTACTCGGTGCACCCCAAGAAGCAGCTCGACATCATCTTCTTCCCCATGATCGACGCGCTGCCCACCTTCCTGGTGAACACGCAGTCCAGCCGCGCATGCCCGACGGTCACCGCGACCCCGGCATCGGTCAAGGCGGCCTTCACCAAGGAGGGGAACCTCTTCGCCGAGAAGGGCGTGATCTGGAAAGACACGCTGACCTGCCTGGATAATGAGGTCGTCCTTTCCCGCCAGATGTACGACGATTGGAAAGACGTTCTCGGCCTGAGCGAGGAAGAGAACTTCCGCGCCTGCAAGGAAGGCCTGGCGGCGATGCGCAAGTTCGACAACGACATCATGCGCGCCACAGCCCGCGAGGTCCTCAAGCGCCTCGAGGCCGAGAATCGCCTGGGCATCGTGCTACTGGGCCGTCCGTACCACAACGATCCCGGCATAAACCACGAGATCCTGGAAGAGTTCCAGAAGCTCGGCTACCCGGTCTTCTCGCAGGATTCTCTGCCGCTGGATGACGAGATCATCTGGCGCCTTTTCGGTGACGAAGTGAAAGCGGGCATCATCCAGCACCCGCTCGACGTCTCCGACGCCTGGAAGAACTCCTACTCGGAGAACACCACGCGCAAGGTTTGGGCGGCGAAGTACATCGCCCGCCATCCCAACCTGGTGGCCTTGGAGCTCTCCAGCTTCAAGTGTGGTCATGACGCTCCCATCTACACCGTGATCGAGGAGATCGTCGAGCACTCGGGCACGCCGTACTTCTGCTTCAAGGACATCGACGAGAACAAGCCGACCGGCTCCATCAAGATCCGTGTCGAGACCATCGGCTACTTCCTCAAGCGCTACCGCGAGGACATGGTGCGCAACAAGCAGAAGCACCTGTCCATCGAGGAGCAGCTCAAGAAGTTCGAGGAACAGCTCCGCGCCGAGCTGACCACCGCCGACAAGTTCCGGGGGGTGGATCGCCCGGCGGTCGACGCTCTGGTCAACATCGCTCCGCCTCCACAGGGCGCGGAGACCGGCGAGCTGGCCCATTTGAGCGGCGATTAA